In Pseudohongiella acticola, the sequence GTCTGCCCAGGCCGGGCCCTGAGCCAGTGACATACCGGCAAAATAATCCTCCACCGGCGGGATGATTCGCGGCGGGAACGGATTCTCCAGCAGTGTATTCAGGGCGCGTACAACGCGTGTCATTGAGCTGGTTGTGCGTGGTGAGGAGCCGTGACCGGGCTCATCAACTGCAGTCAGGCGCAACCAGACCGGTACCTTTTGTGTGACCTCAACACCGAATACGACCTCACCGTCACTGCGGCTGCCTCCCCCGCCTTCATTAAGCAGGATGCCAGCACCGTCGAAAATTTCCGGATGATTGTCAATCAGCCAGCCAACACCGAAGGCGCCGCCCGCCTCTTCGTCCGCGGTGGCCAGAAACACGACATCTCGGTTCAATTCCCGGTTTGAGGCATGCAGCTGTAGAAACGCAACCAGCTGGGCGATGCCCAGACCTTTCATGTCGCGGGTGCCACGCCCATAGATATAACCCTCGCTAAGGTTGCCCGCCAACGGGTCGAATGACCAGTATTGCCGATCTGCAGGCACCACGTCAGTGTGTTGCAGCAAAATCAGACCGGGTTCGTTGCCGCCAGGCAGGCGTGCCCAGATGTTGCCACGTCCCGGAGCGCTTTCTGCGGTTTCGTACTCAATGCCGGCAGCGTCAAAAATGCGGGCATAAAACTCGACCGCCCGAAACTCGTTACCGGGCGGATTAATGGTGTCGATCTGTACAAATTCCTGCAGCCACGCCACGGCCTGGTCGCTGGTTTCAATGTCAATCTGCGCGCTCAGTGGTGCTGCGCTGAATATGAATATTGCCGACAAAAACCATTTTTCGAATTTCACAATGTACTCCTGAAGTGCGCAGTTAAGTTATCTTTAGATATCGACTTTGCCTGAGTATAGATCAATAGTCATAAAAGTCTCGCCTTCGCAGACCTTAGCACTCGCTGACGTTGATCGGAATGTTGACAGCCAGGCCACCGTCCGAGGTTTCTTTGTAGCGTGTATTCATGTCCTGTGCTGTTTCCCACATGGTCTTGACCACCACATCAAGCGACACTTTTGTTTGTGATGGATCGCTATGGCGTGCCAGCTGCGAGGCGGTAATGGCTTTGATCGCGCCCATGGTATTGCGCTCAATGCAGGGTACCTGAACCAGGCCGCCAATGGGGTCGCAGGTCATGCCCAGGTGATGTTCCATGGCGATTTCTGCTGCCATCAGGCATTGCGCGGGGCTGCCTCCCAGGCACTCGGTCAGGCCTGCCGCCGCCATCGCTGACGAAACCCCTATCTCGGCCTGGCAGCCGCCCATGGCTGCAGAAATGGTGGCTCGTTTTTTGAAGATGCAACCAATCTCGGAGGCAGTGAACAGAAAGCGGTTGATCAGTTCCGGATCAGGGGGCGACTGCCTGATGCCGGGGGCGAATGTCAGCAGGTATTGCAACACGGCCGGGATCACGCCAGCGGCGCCATTGGTCGGCGCCGTTACTACGCGACCGAAAGCGGCATTCTGTTCGTTCACCGCCAGTGCAAAACAGCTGACCCAGTCCAGGGTATAGGCGAAACCCTCGCCGCCATCACGGATAGCCTGTCGCCAGCTTTCATAATCGGAGTAAGTTGCGTTCGGTAACAGACGACTATTCAGGGTGGCTGCCCGTCGCGTGACCCGCAGCCCGCCAGGAAGGACCCCGCTGGTATGGCAGCCTTTATAGAGACAATCTGCCATCACCTGCCATATTTGCATCACGGCATCGCGCGTTGCTGCGGGCGATCGCCAGGCGGTTTCATTTTCTGCCACCACACCGGAAATTGGCAGACCGGATTGCTGGCACCACTGGGATAGCTCCTGTGCCGACTCGACCGGATAATGCAGTTTGATCTGATCCTGCGAGTCGCCATCATCCTGGGTCTCCTGAATGACAAAACCTCCGCCCACCGAGTACCAGGTCTCGCTGACCACATCGTCGTTAGTCAGGCGGGCCTGAAACTTAATGCCATTGGGATGGAACGGCAGAATTTTGTCGTCGAGAAACAGGATGTCAGTGTCGGCATGAAACTCGATTCCGTGACCGCCATGCAGCACCAGCTGGTTTGTCTGGCGTATGGCACGGACGTCGGGTTCGATCTGCTCAATATCACAATGAACCGGATCTTTTCCGGCCAGCCCCTGCATCAGCGCAATATCGGTCCCGTGCCCGCGTCCGGTTTTTGCCAGGGAGCCATATAAACTGATTTGCAGAGATTTAACAGCAGTGCGCTTGTCGCCCAGGTTTTCGGCGAAACGTGCAGCGGCGCGCCAGGGCCCCAGCGTATGCGAACTGCTGGGGCCGACGCCGATCTTGAACATGTCAAGCACAGAGAGAGCTTCCATGCCTTCAGTGTAAGAGTTCAGACCGCCAAAACCAAACGATTATGGTTGGGCCACTGATCACTGGCGTTCACTGATCATTGGCGCCTGATGGTCGCGTAAAGCGGTCATTGAGCTTCTGCACCAATGTATCTGCGCTGGCAATCAGCTTGTCCAGTCTGCGCTGCAAACGACCAGACCAGTTATGCGGATGCCCTGCTGACAGGTGTTTCGACCAGGAGTCGAGATTTCGTTCGAAAGCCATTGTCAGTCGTTTACCATCAACGCCGGGGGAGCTTTCGCGCTTAAGTTTTCGCAGTACCGAACGACCGGCCATTAGCCGAAGGTGTCCGTACAACATTGCCAGGGCGATTGCTGCCGCACCAACAAGCACCAACTGAATCAGAGGCGCCATGTCTGCCAGTGGCCTGAAAATGACCCCGTCCCATGAACCAGTGCTGAGGCTCCAGTAGGCGAATGCAATAATCATGGCGCCAAAAACGATACCATTGAGCCAGCGTGACCGTTTGAACCACAAACGCCGCGCCTTGATCAGCTCTGGCACAAGCACGTCACGCAAATGCTTGGCGCTTTGCTCCAGCATCCCGGTGACACGATAGGCCCGATTGACATCCAGTTGTTGTATGCGGTTTTTAATGTCGCCAAGATCCTCGTCACGTTTAGCCTTCATGCGTTCCTTGATCTGCTGGTCGTCGATGGGAACAGCGGCTTCTTCTGAGTAAATGCGGAAAAAACGGCCAGCGGTCAGACCAGACTGGGCCATTGCCCGTTGCCACGCAGCCACAACTTCTTCCGGATTATCTTCGCGTACGGTGTTGTCAATCTGGTTCAGGATATAAAGGAACTTGTCGGAATCCTGCCGATTGATGGTGTTGGCCACCAGGTGCTCCAACGTGTCAGTCATGGCACCTGGTTCCGGGTGACGTGCATCAAAGAACACCAGTACCAGATCCGACAGGCCGATGATGTGATCGGTAATCAGCAGCGTGGCGTCACGCTGTTTGTCGGCATCAAAACCGGGGGAATCAATCAGGATTTTACCCCGCAGCACTTCAGCATTGCAGGTTTTGAGCTGCAGATAGGAGTCGATGCGTTTGCCTTCGCCGGTGGCATCGGACTCGATCGATTGACTGATCTGGTAAAACGGAAATCGTGGATCGCTGTCCAGCGCCAGCCCGGGCAATTGTTTTGGCGCTTCATCGCTGCCATAGCAGATAACGGTGAATTTATCGTCTACTGCCTGGTTGCCGGTGCGTTGTAATTGATGTCCGAGGTACTCATTCAGGAAGGTCGATTTTCCCGCGGAAAACGTTCCCAGCACGGCCACAACCGGCCACCATGAAATTTGTGTTGCATACGAATCGTCTTCGCTCATGAAACCCAGCTTGCGAGCCACGATATCAAGTTCCTGGAACTGCTCAACCACCTCGGCGAGCGCCGGGTTCTCTCGCTCCAGATGGGCTTTCAGGCGTTTGATGCGTTCCTCTGTTGCTGTCTTGGCCATGTTACTCCCTCATAGCGGTTGTCATAACAGGTGGAGATTGTTATGTATTCGATGCGTAGACTGGGAGTATCCCATAGTTGAAGGCTTTCTTCATCCGGTGGCATTAGAACGCAGGAGTACGAGGTGTCGGGATGGCAATACTGCCGGGGACTTCGATAAGTGGCGCTGGGGCGCTCGTCTCAACTTGTTGCACAAGTTGTCGAACCCTGTAACGGGTTCCCATCCCTGCCCGCTTAACGGCGGTTGGGGATTCTACTGGTTTTGGGGATGGCAATACTGCCGGGGACTTCGATAAATGGCGGAGGGGCAGGATTGATTTAACAGCCTTTGGGGCTGTTAAACCCTTCGGGCTTCGCGCTGGGGCGCTCGTCTCAACTTGTTGCACAAGTTGTCGAACCCTGTAACGGGTTCTCATCCCTGCCTGCTTAATGGCGGTTGGGGATTCTACTGGTTTTGGGGATGGCAATACTGCCGGGGACTTCGATAAATGGCGGAGGGGCAGGGATTCGAACCCTGGGTAGGCTATTAACCTACGCCGGTTTTCAAGACCGGTGCATTCAACCGCTCTGCCACCCCTCCGCAGCGCGAAGCGGCATGTTACTATAATTTTGTAATCAGTCAACTGTTGATTGGGCTGCAGATGACAACTCTACCCTCTTGCGTCGATATTCATTGATTTTGCCGGACTGCACGGTATGATTATGTTGTGAAAGATAACGGTGTTGTCACCGATCTTCTATAGAGTCGATGTAGCGCCCATCCGGGTGTTATTGGATGTTTAGCCGGAGGTTTACCTGTATGAGTCAGTACCAAGTCAATGCCACGCAGTCACGCGAGTCTGCGGTTGTTGTTAACAAGGTTCTCAAGAATACCTATCTGTTACTGGCATTAACGCTGGCATTCAGTGCTTTGACTGCAAGCTTTGCCATGGCCAGCAATGCGGCCCCCGTCAACATTTTTGTCATGCTGATCGGCTTTTACGGCTTGTTGTTCCTGACCCACAAACTGTCCAACAGTGTCTGGGGTCTGGCAGCGGTTTTTGCCCTCACCGGCTTTATGGGTTACACGCTGGGACCGATTCTGGGTTTCTACATGGCGACTGCTAACGGCAGCCAACTGGTCATGACTGCGCTGGGCGGCACAGCCTTTATCTTTTTTGGTCTGTCCGGATACGCGCTGGTGACCCGCAAAGACTTCTCATTTCTGAGCGGTTTCATGATGGCGGGTTTCCTGGTCATCGTGGCGGCCTTTATTGCCAACCTGTTCCTGCAGTTGCCGGCCCTTCAGTTGGCACTGTCCGCTGCCTTCATGCTGTTCTCCAGCGCTGCCATCCTGATGCAGACGGGTGCGATCATCAACGGTGGTGAGCGTAATTACATTCTGGCCACAGTGACTTTGTACGTGTCTCTGTACAATATCTTTATCAGCCTGCTTCATCTGTTGACCGCCTTTGGTGGAGAAGAGTAACGCAGTCATCGCCAAATCTGGCAGCAAGAGCCCCGGCCTGGTCCGGGGCTTTTTTGTTTCTGGTAGTCAGTTTGCGGCATAATGCCGCTATTGCTGCTCAATTCATTGTCAGAGGCTCTATTTCAGGTGGTTATCAGTTTGGTCATTCATGGCGCGCCGGGCACGGCTCAGGGGGCTCAGTCCGCGCTGAACTTCTGTCAGGCGGCTCTGCAAAGCGGGCACCAGATATATCGCCTGTTCTTCTACGAGGACGGTGTTCACAATGCGCATGCGCTCGCCGTCTGGCCGCAGGACGAGCGTGACCTGAATGCCGACTGGGCTGCCTTGATCCAGGAACATGAGCTGGATGCCGTGGTGTGTGTGGCCTCGGCACTTAAACGCGGTGTGTTGAATCAGGAAGAATCATCGCGCTACGACAAGATGGCTGTCAGCCTGGATCCAGTCTTTGATATTTCGGGGCTGGGCCAATGGGTGGATGCCTGCCTGCACTCCGATCGTGTTGTAAGCTTTGGAGTTTAGCCTATGAAAACCCTGACCTTCCTGGCGCGCAGTGCTCCTCACGGAACCGGCAAGGCAAAAGCCCTGCAGGATATGGTGCTGTCTGCAGCTGTCTTTGAGCAGAAAATCCAGCTTGTCTTTCTGGACGATGGCGTCTACCAACTGCTGGCCGGTCAGGACCCGTCAGCTCTGCCTGCGAAGAATGTCAGTGCTGCCCTGCCCGCGCTGGAGTTGTACGGCGTCGACCGCGTATTCCTCGACGCCGATTCGTTGCAAACCCGTGGCCTGGGCGACAGCGAGCTATTGATCCCGGCGCAATCCTGCACAGCCGAGGAAATCCGGTTGCTCATCGCAGATTCCGACATGGTGTTCAGCCTGTGAGCACCTTGCATATTGTCAGCAAAAGCCCCTTCCGTACTGATGCCTTGCAGCGCTGTCTTGCTCTCGTGGGTGCCGGGGACAGCATCATCCTGATCGAAGACGGTGTATTGGCGGTTAATCAGACGGCACTGACAAACGCGATTGCCAGCTTGAATATTCGCTGTTTTGCGTTGTCTGACGATCTTGCTGCGCGCAGCCTCGGCACCGACGGCACGGCGGTTTCTGCGACAGATATGGCGGGTTTTGTGCAATTGGTATGTGAGCACAGGAACAGTCTTACGCATGCCTGATTCAGTCCTGCAATTACCTGAGCGTTCACCCGTGACGCTGGATAAAGACGGTTATCTGCGTCACTTGCATGATTGGGACACGGAGGTGGCGGAAGCGCTCGCCAGCCGCGAGGGAATTCGACTGACCCCGTCGCATTGGGAAGTGATCAACCTGGTACAAAAATTCTATCAGGAGTTTGAGATTTCCCCTGCTACCCGCGCCCTGGTCAGGTATGTCTCGCTGCACCTGGGTACAGAAAAAGGCAAAAGCCTGTATCTGATGACACTGTTTGGCGGCAAACCCGCACTAACTATCAGTCGTCTGGGTGGGTTGCCTCGACCGGCAAATTGCTTCTGAGACACGTTTTGCTTCATGTTTCGAGTGGCTGAATCTGTTATGCTTCGCGACTTGCAGGCTAAACATTTAATCTATTTG encodes:
- a CDS encoding M20/M25/M40 family metallo-hydrolase, with protein sequence MKFEKWFLSAIFIFSAAPLSAQIDIETSDQAVAWLQEFVQIDTINPPGNEFRAVEFYARIFDAAGIEYETAESAPGRGNIWARLPGGNEPGLILLQHTDVVPADRQYWSFDPLAGNLSEGYIYGRGTRDMKGLGIAQLVAFLQLHASNRELNRDVVFLATADEEAGGAFGVGWLIDNHPEIFDGAGILLNEGGGGSRSDGEVVFGVEVTQKVPVWLRLTAVDEPGHGSSPRTTSSMTRVVRALNTLLENPFPPRIIPPVEDYFAGMSLAQGPAWADDYADIRQAIQNPAFIQRLHENRPGHHSLIRDTCSMTRMESSNKINVVAPEAWAELDCRILPDKPAQQFISELTELVEHTGVTVDVIMAFTPAISTTNSRLFTAIQNVTAELHPGSRVLPSVSTGFTDSHFTRDLGIISYGFNPLITDDGEHTGVHGNDERVPEAAFRRGVSDYDAVIRNVVYD
- a CDS encoding L-serine ammonia-lyase; the protein is MEALSVLDMFKIGVGPSSSHTLGPWRAAARFAENLGDKRTAVKSLQISLYGSLAKTGRGHGTDIALMQGLAGKDPVHCDIEQIEPDVRAIRQTNQLVLHGGHGIEFHADTDILFLDDKILPFHPNGIKFQARLTNDDVVSETWYSVGGGFVIQETQDDGDSQDQIKLHYPVESAQELSQWCQQSGLPISGVVAENETAWRSPAATRDAVMQIWQVMADCLYKGCHTSGVLPGGLRVTRRAATLNSRLLPNATYSDYESWRQAIRDGGEGFAYTLDWVSCFALAVNEQNAAFGRVVTAPTNGAAGVIPAVLQYLLTFAPGIRQSPPDPELINRFLFTASEIGCIFKKRATISAAMGGCQAEIGVSSAMAAAGLTECLGGSPAQCLMAAEIAMEHHLGMTCDPIGGLVQVPCIERNTMGAIKAITASQLARHSDPSQTKVSLDVVVKTMWETAQDMNTRYKETSDGGLAVNIPINVSEC
- a CDS encoding dynamin family protein produces the protein MAKTATEERIKRLKAHLERENPALAEVVEQFQELDIVARKLGFMSEDDSYATQISWWPVVAVLGTFSAGKSTFLNEYLGHQLQRTGNQAVDDKFTVICYGSDEAPKQLPGLALDSDPRFPFYQISQSIESDATGEGKRIDSYLQLKTCNAEVLRGKILIDSPGFDADKQRDATLLITDHIIGLSDLVLVFFDARHPEPGAMTDTLEHLVANTINRQDSDKFLYILNQIDNTVREDNPEEVVAAWQRAMAQSGLTAGRFFRIYSEEAAVPIDDQQIKERMKAKRDEDLGDIKNRIQQLDVNRAYRVTGMLEQSAKHLRDVLVPELIKARRLWFKRSRWLNGIVFGAMIIAFAYWSLSTGSWDGVIFRPLADMAPLIQLVLVGAAAIALAMLYGHLRLMAGRSVLRKLKRESSPGVDGKRLTMAFERNLDSWSKHLSAGHPHNWSGRLQRRLDKLIASADTLVQKLNDRFTRPSGANDQ
- a CDS encoding Bax inhibitor-1/YccA family protein; translation: MSQYQVNATQSRESAVVVNKVLKNTYLLLALTLAFSALTASFAMASNAAPVNIFVMLIGFYGLLFLTHKLSNSVWGLAAVFALTGFMGYTLGPILGFYMATANGSQLVMTALGGTAFIFFGLSGYALVTRKDFSFLSGFMMAGFLVIVAAFIANLFLQLPALQLALSAAFMLFSSAAILMQTGAIINGGERNYILATVTLYVSLYNIFISLLHLLTAFGGEE
- the tusD gene encoding sulfurtransferase complex subunit TusD, encoding MSLVIHGAPGTAQGAQSALNFCQAALQSGHQIYRLFFYEDGVHNAHALAVWPQDERDLNADWAALIQEHELDAVVCVASALKRGVLNQEESSRYDKMAVSLDPVFDISGLGQWVDACLHSDRVVSFGV
- the tusC gene encoding sulfurtransferase complex subunit TusC encodes the protein MKTLTFLARSAPHGTGKAKALQDMVLSAAVFEQKIQLVFLDDGVYQLLAGQDPSALPAKNVSAALPALELYGVDRVFLDADSLQTRGLGDSELLIPAQSCTAEEIRLLIADSDMVFSL
- the tusB gene encoding sulfurtransferase complex subunit TusB encodes the protein MSTLHIVSKSPFRTDALQRCLALVGAGDSIILIEDGVLAVNQTALTNAIASLNIRCFALSDDLAARSLGTDGTAVSATDMAGFVQLVCEHRNSLTHA
- a CDS encoding TusE/DsrC/DsvC family sulfur relay protein; the protein is MPDSVLQLPERSPVTLDKDGYLRHLHDWDTEVAEALASREGIRLTPSHWEVINLVQKFYQEFEISPATRALVRYVSLHLGTEKGKSLYLMTLFGGKPALTISRLGGLPRPANCF